Within Kineothrix sp. MB12-C1, the genomic segment CACTCGGACTTTCCGGAGGGCAGCAGCAGAGACTTTGCATCGCAAGGGCACTTGCGGTGGAGCCGGAAGTGCTTCTGATGGATGAACCGACTTCCGCTTTAGACCCTATTTCCACCTTGAAAGTGGAAGAGCTTATGGTAGAGCTTAAAGAGAAATATACGGTGGTAGTAGTGACGCACAATATGCAGCAGGCAGCGAGAGTGTCGGATTATACCGCATTCTTTCTTGTGGGAAAGGTTGTGGAATTCGATACTACGGATAATATTTTCTCACGTCCGGCCGATAAAAGGACAGAAGATTATATTACAGGAAGATTTGGGTGAGATGCGGAAAGCGGTATAAATGGTATAATGGTCAAAAGGTTTGGAAAGAGAGGAAGTTTGTATGTCGCCTAGGACAATATTTGAACATGAATTAAAGAAATTAAAGGATGATGTGGCTGCCATGGGACTTCGGGTGGAGGAAACCTATGAGGAACTGTTTCTCGCCCTGGAGAACAGAAATAAGGAAGAAATCGTCGAAATTCTGGAAAGCGACCGAATCGTCAATGAGATGCAGAGGAATATTGAATCGAGATGCTTGTCCCTTATAGCGAAGCAGCAGCCGGTGGCACGTGACCTTCGAATGATTACGGCGAGCCTTAAAGTAGTAACGGATATTGAGAGAGTAGGGGATCATGTATCGGATATGGCGGAATTAATGCTGCGCCTTGATTTAAGTCCTCTTTCCTCCTATTCGAATCATTTGGAACCGATGATGAGGGCAGCGAAAGAGATGCTTCGCTCGGCAGTAAATGTATTCGTGGAGAGAAATGAAGAAGCGGCCAAGTCGGTAATTGAAAGTGATGATGTGGTGGATGAGCTTTTCAATAAGGTGAAGCAAGATTTAATTGAGTACTTGAAGAAAGAGACAAAGAATGCAGATGAATGTATCGATGTGCTTATGATGGCTAAGTATTTGGAGAAAATCGGAGACCATGCAGTGAATATCGCGGAATGGGAGCTGTTCCAGGAGACCGGGGAGATTGGAGATATAAGACTCTTATAATGTCAAAATCGATTGTAAAAGAAAAATTTACATAGATTTTACTCGAAATTCTTTTCTATTTTACATGGGTATTGTAAAATACAGATATGTAAAAACTAAAGAATAGGAAATTAGAGGGTGGACTATGGATTTTTTTGGAATATTGACAATGATAGGAGGGCTTGCTCTTTTTCTGTATGGAATGCAGGTTATGGGAGAAGGGCTGTCGAAGGTTTCAGGAGGAAAGCTGGAGCAGTTATTGGAGAAATTAACTTCCAGCAAGCTAAAGGCAGTTTTACTTGGAATGGGTGTTACTGTGGTGATTCAGTCTTCATCAGCAACTACCGTTATGGTGGTGGGCTTTGTTAACTCGGGTATTATGAAGCTCTCTCAGGCTATCGGAATCATCATGGGTGCTAATATCGGAACGACAGTTACGTCATGGATTCTCAGCTTGTCAGGGATAGAAAGCAGCAGCTTTTTCATACAATTGCTGAAGCCAACTTCATTTTCACCGGTGCTTGCGATTGTGGGTGTGACATTTTTAATGTTTTCCAAAAGGGATATGCTTAAGGATGTGGCGGCCATTTTAATAGGCTTTGCCGTGCTGATGTTCGGGATGGATACTATGTCGGCGGCGGTGAAGCCGCTCGCTGACGTTCCGGAATTCACCGGTATTTTAACTGCGTTTTCCAATCCTCTGCTGGGGCTTGTTGCAGGCTTAATACTGACAGCCGTGATTCAAAGCTCTTCGGCATCGGTCGGTATCCTGCAGGCACTTTGCATGACGGGCTCCGTTACGTATGGGGCGGTAATACCCATCATTATGGGACAGAATATAGGAACCTGTGTAACAGCCATGTTATCGGGAATCGGAGCGAGTAAGAACGCGAGACGGGCGGCTCTTGTCCACCTTTATTTTAATATTATAGGTACCATTATTTTTATGATACTATTTTATACAATACATGTATTCGTGCCGTTTTTATTTATGGATGATTCTGCAACAGCGGCAGGAGTTGCGGTTGTCCACACCATATTTAATATGTTTGCAACGATAATCCTTCTTCCGTTTTCCAAGGGACTCGAGAAGCTGGCTTATCTTACCATTAGGGATGATGAAAATGAACAGGCAGGACAGCCGCTGCAAAAGGAAGCTATTCAGATTCTCGATTCAAGATTTCTTAATACCCCCGGTTTTGCTCTGGAACAATGCAGAACTGCAGCTATCGATATGGCATCTTATGCGAAGGAAGCGCTGTTTCTATCTATGGGCTTAATCAAGGAATATGATAAAAAAGCAGCGAAGCGAGTAATGGAACTGGAAAATAGAGTGGACAGGTATGAGGATGAGTTGGGTTCCTATCTTGTTAAACTAAGCAGTAAAAAGCTGTCTGAAAAAGATAGCTATACAGTCTCCTTCTTATTGCATAATATCGGTGATTTTGAGCGTATTTCGGATCATGCGGTGAATATAAAGGAAGCTGCCGAGGAGATGAAAGACAAGAGCTTGAGCTTTTCGAACAAGGCTTCCGAAGAATTGGAAGTGTTTGCAGAAGCAGTGAAGGATATCGTGAACACCTCCTTCCTCGTATTCCAGGAAGAGGATATGAATCTGGTAAAGATGATCGAACCCCTTGAGGAAGTGATCGATTATCTGAATGCGGAATTGAAGAAGCGTCATATCAAGCGCCTCAGAAAAGGAAAGTGTACGATAGAAATGGGATTTATTCTGTCTGATATAATCACCAGTTATGAACGAGTTTCAGACCACTGCTCGAATATAGGGTTAAGCTTGTTAGAAATCAGCGAAGACGGCTTTGAAGCGCATAGATATATAGATGAGATAAGGGAAAAGAATGATCCGGAATTTAAAGATAATATAAAGCGTTTTCAAAAGAGATATGAATTGCCGTAGAATATAGAGACGGGAGAAGGGTATTACATTAAAAGAGGTAGAGCAGGTGGATAAGATGGCACTTATTTATGTGGTGGAGGATGACAAAAATATAAGGGAAATCGAAGTGTTCGCACTGAAAAATGCAGGATATGAAATCAAAGATTTCGAGTATGCAAGAGATTTCTACGAAGAAATGGAATGTAAGAAGCCGGATATTGTCCTTCTGGACATTATGCTTCCGGATGAAGATGGCTTGGAAATCGTTAGAAAGCTGCGCTCTAACAAAGAGACGAAGGATATTTCTATTATTCTTGTGACAGCTAAGACCTCGGAAATCGATAAGGTAAGAGGGTTGGATATAGGTGCGGACGATTATATGGTGAAGCCTTTTGGTGTGATGGAGCTGATTTCCAGAGTAAAGGCACTTCTTAGAAGAAGTAATAAAAATGAGGAAAAAGTTCTGCGTATAGGAGCCGTCTGTCTGGACGAAGAAAGACATATGGTAACCGTAGATGACGTTCCTTGTGAATTGACCTATAAGGAGTACGAACTTCTTAAGCTGCTGATGAGTAATGCAGGAATTGTTACCCCCAGAGATATGATACTCGATAAGATATGGGGGACGGATTTCGAAGGAGAATCCAGAACGCTGGATATGCATATTAAGACATTGCGCCAGAAGTTAAGAGATAGCAGCAGCATGATAAAGACAGTACGGAATGTGGGATATATATTTGCCAATTAAGTATAATATTTAACGATATTATACTGCACCGAGCAAAGCGAGTGTGCAAAAAACATACTGTGTCCGCTTGCGGACAAAGTATAATATTTAACGATATTATACTGCGCCGAGCAAAGCGAGTGTGCAAAAAGCATACCGCGGCTGCTTGCGGCTAAGGTATACCTGAGTCAGGCCTGTACAGGCAATAGGAAAGATATGGTTCAATATGAAAAAGAAGATAAAGTTTCAGTTGCTGCTGCTCGCCTTAATTGGAATTTTCACTACGATGTTTCTCGTGCTCGGTATCTGCTATGATTTATTTCGCAAACAGGTTATCGAAGATTTGAAGACATATGCACATTTGCTGGAGGACACAAATGCCTTGTCCGACCTGATGGAGAGAAGGTATGATTCGAAAAAGGATAAAGTACGAATCACAGTGGTGGATGAGAGCGGTGATGTCTTGTATGAAAGTGATGCCGATGCGGATAAAATGGGTAACCATGGGGATCGGCCTGAGATTATACAGACTTTTGCCACCGGAGAAGGTTATGCGGTGAGGAAATCTTCCACCATGGGAAAAAATACGTTCTATTATGCCATCCGGATCGAGGAAGGGAATGTAATACGCGTGGCAAAGGATGCGGACAGCATATGGAGTATCTTCGCGGGGGCGTTGCCGGCGATAGGAGGAGTTACTGCGTTTATTATTCTTCTTTGTACGGTAGTGGCTCATGTGTTGACGAAGGCTCTCATTGCGCCGATAGAAAAGGTTGCCAATAACGCAGACCGTCTGGAGGAATTAGAGATATATGAAGAATTGGCTCCTTTTGTGGCAACGATAAATGAACAGCATGAAAATATCTTGAAAAATGCCGGAATGCGGCAGGAATTTACAGCCAATGTATCCCATGAATTAAAGACGCCTCTTACTTCTATCTCCGGTTATTCAGAGCTGATAGAGAGCGGCATGGCATCGGATAAGGATGTTGTGAGGTTCGCCAGGGAGATTCACCGTAATTCCGACAGGCTTCTGATCTTAATTAACGATGTTATACGCTTGTCCGAATTGGATGTGGTGGATATGGAGGAGCATTTTGAGTGGCTGAATCTGTCGGAAATTGCAGAAACATGTGTCGATATGTTACAAATTAACGCAGAGAACCATGGAGTGGCTTTGACCTTCCGAGGGGAAACCTGCATGGTGCGCTCCGAGAAGCAGATGTTGGAGGAACTGGTCTATAATCTATGCGACAACGCAATTCGTTACAATAATAAAGGCGGCCTAGTGGCAGTTCTTGTGAAAAAGGCAGAGGATAAAACTGTGCTTATTGTGGAAGATACAGGAATCGGAATCCCCAAGGCACATCAGGAAAGAATCTTTGAACGATTCTACCGGGTGGATAAGAGCAGATCTAAGTCTACCGGGGGCACAGGTCTGGGACTCGCCATTGTAAAACATATTGTCGCTAAAAACGAGGCAAAGATTGAACTGGAGAGTGAGGAAGGAAAAGGAACTAAGATATCAGTATTTTTTTCCTGAGAAATTATCTCTTTGCTCATATCCGATCGCTATTTATCCGATCGCTATTTATCCGATATTCTATCCTTTAGAAGGAAAAGTGCCAGTACATTTGGAAAAATCATAAGGGCATTAATCAAATCGGTACATTCCCACACTACATTAAGCGGGATGACTGCGCCGATATAAATCATAACAATATAGATAATCTTATAGAATGAAATGCTTTTCATTCCCCATAGATATTCCGTAGCTTTTTCACCGAAGTAGGACCAACCGATTAAGGTCGTAACGGCGAAAGCGGCAAGGGATAGGGAAAGAAAGGCATTTCCGCCCATTGGGAGATAAGAAAATGCAGCATCTGCAAGCCCTGCCTCATTAACACCTGCCAGGGAATGCGGATATTTTATCATATTGGCAACAATAACGAGCCCGGTCAGAAGACACATAACGACGGTGTCCCAGAAAACAGCAGTCATGGATACATATGCCTGTCTGGAAGGATCTGTTAGTGAGGAGGAAGAGGCAGCGATAGCAGAGGTGCCGATACCAGCCTCATTGGTGAACAGACCTCGTGCGATTCCATACCTGGCCGCTTGTTTGAGCGAGTATCCGGCGATACCGCCCATCATGGCATTTGGTTTGAACGCATAGGTGATAATAAGTGTCAGAGCATCTCCCAAAGCATCGCGATTAAGAAAGAGCAGGATAAAACAACTTCCGATATAGAGAAGCCCTAAGGTAGGGACGAGTTTTATACAAAGGTTCCCGATGGATTTGATTCCGCCGATAATGACAAAGCCGACAACGATCGCTGCTGTGATACCGGTAATATGAGGAGAAACTCCAAAGGTAGAGGAAAGGGTCTGAGTCAGGGAATTAGCTTGGGTAGTACAGCCAATGCCGAAAGCGGCGCATATAGTACATAGAGCATAGAATTTGGCCAGAAATTTATTGTTAAGGCCATTTTTTAATATGTACATCGGACCGCCCACATAAGCCTGGAGTACATTTTTTTCGCGGAAAAGCATGCTCAGATAACATTCGGCATACGAAGTCGCCATGCCGAGAAGGCCGGTCAGCCAGCACCAGAAAACGGCGCCGGGACCGCCCAGAGCAACGGCGGTGGAAACTCCTATAATATTGCCGGTGCCGAGAGTGGCTGCCAGTGTTGTGGCGAGGGCCCCGAAGGCAGAGAGATTATGGGTAGATTTTTCTTCATGGGTATCCACGGAAGATATGGAAAACTTCAAAGCTTTTATGATATGACGCTGAGGAAAACGAAGCTTTATTGTAAAGAATAAATGTGTTCCCATAAGGAGGAAAAGGAGAGGAAAGCTCCATAGGAAAGTGTTGATAGTCGATATTATTTTCAAGAGAGGGTACCTGGTTCATATACTTAATTCTAATATATAAGTGTATCTTGTAATATATGTTGCCTTTTGTTATTATGTAAAGATAATGATATCATCAATTGATGGTAAAATAGGCGTAAGCATAGAAAGCGGGCGAGAAGCCTTGAGGGACAATGTAATGAATATTATAAGTGGGCAGAATGTTATAGCGATTATCCGTAAGACATTGAGCATTCTGAATCCCAATATTATGAAGCATAGCGAAATTGTGGGATATATTTTCTATAAGATGTTGGAATATGAACAGGAATATTCCGAACAAGAAATGCTTGAATATACTTGGATTGCCATATTACATGATATCGGATTATATCGGGTGGATGGCTTGGATAATGTAGCGGATTTTGAAGTAAATAATACCGAGTCTCATTCTATTTATGGATTTTTATTTTTAAAATATCTATCTCCACTTGCAGAAAAGGCAGAAATCGTGCTATACCATCATTTAGACTATGAGCGGTATGGATTGGTCAAGAATAAATATGAACGTATCACGGAGTGTCTGGCATTTGCAGACAAAATGGATACTTTTATGCGCCGGGATAAGATACAGATGGAGGCTGATTATTTTACGAGATATGTGGATATTAAATTTTCAGCGAGAGCCAGAAATTTATTTTTGGAGGCAGAGAAGAAGTTTGGGATTACCGCCAAGCTCGTAAGCGGCGAATATAGGGAAGAATTAAATGAACTGTTCTCACACATTGAAATGTCGGAAATGGATAAGAAGAGTTTTCTTGGAATGCTCGTATACACCATCGATTTCAGAAGTGAATATACAGTAATTCATACGATGGCTACCGTGAATTTCGCCCAGCAGTTGGGAGTGTTGATGAATCTTGGTGCAGCAGAATTAAGACAGTTGTACTATGGGGCACTGTTGCATGACTTGGGCAAGATTGCTATTCCGATCAATATTCTGGAGTCTCCCGGAAAGCTTTCAGCAGAGGAGATGCGCATAATGAAGGCTCATGTGCGGATTACAGAGATGATTTTGTCGGGGCTGGTAGCACCGGAAGTGATTGATATTGCAGCAAGGCATCATGAGAAACTGGATGGATCGGGATACCATAACGGATTAAGCGATAAAGATTTGACGCTTCCCCAGAAGATTGTGGCAGTAGCTGATATGTTAAGTGCCTTATACGGACAAAGAAGCTATAAAAAGTCATTTGAAAGCAATATCATTAAGACGATATTGAGCGAAGAGGCTGCCGATTATAAAATAAGTAAGCCGGTAGTGGATTGTTTGCTTGAAAATTATGATAATATCATTCGAGGATTTGAGGATGAGCAGGAAGGTCATACGATAGGTCTATATCTGACGATTAAAGAACAGTACGAAGAAATATGGAAGAAATTCGAAGGAATTATGAGATAACATCAGGAGGAAGTTATGCAGATTATCGTTGTAGGATGTGGGAATGTAGGAACCACATTGGCGGAGCAGCTTAGCAGGGAAGGACACGATATCACGGTAATTGATGTGAAAAGTGAAGCCGTAAGCAATGTCTATAATAATTTTGATATTATGGGGATGGTAGGAAATGGCGCCAGCCATTCCATACAAAAAGAGGCCGGAATTGAAGAGGCGGATCTGTTAATTGCCGTCACGGGGTCGGATGAACTCAATTTATTATGTTGTCTGATCGCAAAGAAAGCAGGTGACTGTCATACGATAGCAAGAGTGCGCAATCCGGTATATAGCAGGGAAATAGGCTTTATTAAGGAAGAACTCGGTTTATCCATGGTTATTAATCCTGAAGATGCAGCAGCCATGGAAATGGTGCGGGTTCTTAAGTTCCCTTCTGCTATCAAGATTGACACTTTCTCTAAGGGAAAAGTGGAAATGGTAAAATATAAAATAGAGGATGGCTCAGATTTATGCAATCACTCTTTGAAGAGTATATCGGAAAAGATGAAATGCAATGTCCTTATATGTGTGGTGGAGCGGGGAGATGAGGTATTCATCCCTGATGGTAATTTTATTCTGCGCGCAAAAGATGAGATTTCGGTCGTGGGCTCTACCAAGAATACAATGTTATTTTTTAAAAAGCTGGGAGTGCCTACAACAAGAGCAAAAGATGTTTTTATTGTGGGAGGGGGAGAGACCTCTTATTATTTGATGAGCCAGCTTATCGCTATGGGAATCGATGTAAAAATTGTGGAAAAAGACAAACAGAGGTGCGCTATGCTGAGCGAGTTATTCCCTCAGGCAATGATTATATGGGGAGATGGTACAGATCGCGACCTTTTGTTAGAGGAGGGGATGCCTCAGGCAGGGGCATTTGTAGCTCTTACTAATTTCGATGAAGAGAATATTATGCTTTCGCTATTTGCAAGAAGTGTATCAAAAGCGAAGTTAATTACGCGAGTGCATAGGATTAAATACGATGAAATTATAGAAGAATTAAACCTTGGAACAGTAATTTATCCCAAATATATTACATCGGAGATGATTATTCAATATGTAAGGGGAATGCAGAATTCTATCGGAAGTAATGTTGAGACTTTATACAGATTAGATAATAATCAGGTGGAGGTGCTGGAATTCAAGGTGAGAGAAATATCTCCGGTGGTGGGAACAACATTGCATGACTTGAAGCTGAAACCCAATATACTGTTATGCTGTATTAATCATATGGGAAATATTATAACACCCAGCGGGCAGACTCGTATTATGGTAGGCGACACAGTAATACTCGCTACAACAATAACGGGACTCCAGGATATTAAAGATATATTAGCAATGCATTAGTAATGCATTAAGAAAGGCAAAATGATTCAAATGAATTATTCAATGATACGTTATATACTATGCAGAGTGCTTGAGTTTGAAGCACTGTTTATGTCATTGCCTTGTTTGGTGGGCATCATTTATCGTGAAAAAAGCACTATTTTTTTTGCGCCTATCATGGCAGTGTGCTTTGTTATCAGCTTGATAGGAAGACACTTCAAACCGAAGAATAAGGTTTTTTATGCAAAAGAAGGATTTGTAAGTGTATCTCTTAGTTGGATCATATTAAGTTTAGTAGGAGCTCTCCCTTTTTATTTAAGTGGGGAGATTCCTTCGTATACGGATGCTTTATTTGAAACGGTATCAGGATTTACAACAACGGGTGCAACTATTCTAACAGATGTGGAAGCATTATCGAGGAGTATGCAGTTCTGGCGATGCTTTACCCATTGGATAGGAGGGATGGGAGTTCTCGTATTGATTTTAGCGGTTTTACCCTTATCGGGTAGCTATAATATGCATCTTATGCGAGCGGAAAGTCCGGGCCCCAGCGTCGGGAAGCTGGTGCCGCGCGTGAAGACAACGGCGATGATACTTTATGGTATTTATATTGCTATTACAGTGCTGGGAACCATAGCGTTGCTGATAGCCGGACTTCCTCTTTACGATGCACTCACATTGACCTTTTCGGCAGTGGGGACAGGAGGGTTTGGCCTTTTGAATTCCAGTCTGGGGAGTTATTCGTTTGCGGTACGGAATATTCTTACTGCATTAATGTTTATGTGCGGAATTAACTTTCAGATTTTTTATCTGTTGCTTATCAGGAAACCGAAGGAAGCGCTTGCGAGCGAGGAGCTTCGTTATTATGTCGGTATTGTAATAATTGCCACCTTATTGATCATGTATGACACGAGGGGATTCTTCGAAAGTATTTCCCAGAGTTTTCATCATTCGCTGCTTCAAGTTACCTCAATCATAACTACGACAGGTTTTGCATCGGTGAACTATGATGCATGGCCGGAGTTTTCCAAGACAATTTTAATTATGTTATCTCTGCTCGGAGCTTGTGCGGGCAGTACGAGCGGAGGCTTTAAAGTTTCCCGCCTCATTATTATGTTCCGGTCGATTAAAAATGAAATTTCTTACGTGATACATCCGAGAGGTATCAGAAAGGTACATATGGACGGACACGTATTGGAAAACAGTGTAACGAAGTCGGTACAGGTGTATGCAATGCTCTATGTTCTAATTTTCATAGGATCAATACTGCTGATTTCCCTGAATGAATTTGATTTCATGACGAATGTAACAGCTGTAGCAGCTTGCTTCAATAACGTGGGTGCAGGATTTAGCAAAGTAGGGCCTTCGGGAAGTTTTTCAGTTCTTTCAGCGCTTTCCAAATATGTGCTGATATTTGATATGCTTGTAGGAAGATTGGAACTGCTTCCAATTATTGTATTACTGTCTCCGAGAACATGGAAGAAGTAGGAATGTATATGAACTGTATGATAGAGAATGATATTACCGCATAATGGGATGATAGGTGCAAGTGGAAGGAAAGTACAAAAGATGATGGTGAAAGAAGATATACGCATAAAGAAAGTGATTTTACATATTTTAGATTCTACGATAGGCATGCCGGTCTTATCGGATGAGGAGATAGAATTCGGGTCCGAATTTGCGGACTTTTTGAAGGAGCATATCGCGAAGATCTCTTCGGGAGATGATAGTAAGAAGTCTCAGTTTTATAAAGCCGAGTCGGAAGTCTATAAGATGCTCCAGCAGTATTCGGATGATTTCTTTGTGGATATAAGCAAGGATGCGGCAGAGCTTTTGTATAGTATTATGAATAGCAATATTGATATTCCTCCTGCTGATTTGCTCGTGGTAAGATTCCGGTACGGGGAAGGGGAATATTTGAGCTTTCTTAAGATGAATTATAAATCTCTATATACGCACCGGACATTAGCATCCGGGGAAGGCGGAAATACGAATGAGATTATCAGGCATAAATCGATATTGCCTTCGGAGTCTCAAAGATTGAGCGAGGCGGCGATTATCGGATTGACTGATCTTTCAGTACAGGTCATAGAGAAGAAATATGATGTGAACGGTGAGAAGACGAATTATTTCTCTTATTTGTTCTTAAAGTGCAGCAGCCATATGTCGGATAAGTCCAAGTTATCCATTGTGACGAAAGCGGTGGAAGCGGTGCAGAAGGATGCCTATGATGAACTGTCCCAATATGAAGTACATATGAAGGCGAAGAGCATTATACAGGAGGAACTTCAAGAAAAAGGCGGATTCGTGGTAGAGGAGATCGCAGATAAAATATTTGAAGAAAAACCGGAATTAAAAGTTGCATTTCAGGACAAAATGGAAAAATATGATTTGGTGAAAGAGGAGATATTGCCGCAGAGTGAATCGACTACAAGAAAATACCAAAAACAGCACCTGTATACGGATACGGGAATCGAAATAAAGATTCCGATGGATCAATACAAAAATCCCGGCAGTGTGGAATTTATTACGAATCCGGATGGAACAGTATCGGTGCTTATTAAAAATA encodes:
- a CDS encoding nucleoid-associated protein encodes the protein MILPHNGMIGASGRKVQKMMVKEDIRIKKVILHILDSTIGMPVLSDEEIEFGSEFADFLKEHIAKISSGDDSKKSQFYKAESEVYKMLQQYSDDFFVDISKDAAELLYSIMNSNIDIPPADLLVVRFRYGEGEYLSFLKMNYKSLYTHRTLASGEGGNTNEIIRHKSILPSESQRLSEAAIIGLTDLSVQVIEKKYDVNGEKTNYFSYLFLKCSSHMSDKSKLSIVTKAVEAVQKDAYDELSQYEVHMKAKSIIQEELQEKGGFVVEEIADKIFEEKPELKVAFQDKMEKYDLVKEEILPQSESTTRKYQKQHLYTDTGIEIKIPMDQYKNPGSVEFITNPDGTVSVLIKNIGHLEARF